Sequence from the Maribellus comscasis genome:
TATTTACGTAGCCGCGATATAAAAACGTCGAGGCTGCGTCCGAGAAAATAATCATTCGAGCCCCACACATTTTCCAAAATGTCATTTCTGCCTAAAACTTTGTTGGCGTTTTCGGCAAAATATTTTACCAGTTCGGCTTCTTTAAGTGTGAGGCTGCGCACATCTCCGTTAATGGTAAGCGATAATTCATCTGGTTGAAAGATAAAATTTCCAATCTTTATTTTTTTTATTTGGGATTCTTCCCCGATTGGAACGGTTTGGCTGCGTTTTAAAAAGATTTTTATTTTTAGCAGCAGTTCTTCCATACTAAATGGTTTGGGAATATAGTCATCGCCTCCAATAGTGAGCCCTGCTATTTTATCTTCAGTCATCGACCGCGCCGTGAGAAAAATGATGGGTACATGCTCGTTTTGTTCCCTGATTTTTTTGGCTACCTGAAATCCATCAACTTTTGGGAGCATTACGTCTAAAATTATTAAATCGAAATTATTCTCGTTAAAAAGTTGAATAGCCTTCTCACCATCTTCAGCAACTAAAACATTGTAGTTATTTTGTTCAAGGTTGTCTTTTACAATAAAACGTAAAGCATCGTCGTCTTCAACAAGTAATATTGTATAAACAGGTTTGTTCATTTTGTATTTTGTATTGTGAGTGTAAATATACTTCCTCCTTTTGGATTTTCCTCTACCCTTATTTTCCAACCCTGTGCGTTAACGATTTTATAAACATAGTCAAGCCCCAAACCAAATCCTTTTACATTATGAACATTTCCGGTTGGAACTCTGTAGAATTTTTTAAATATTTTTTTTCGGTGTTCTTTTGGAATCCCAATACCGTTATCAATTATTTCGAGTTCATATTTACCTTTAATTTTTTTCAGTTCAATGTCGATCTCCGGTTTCTGTTCACAATACTTTACAGCATTTTCAAGTATGTTGACAACTAAATTCGAAAAATGAAATTTGTCAGCATAAACAACTGCATTAAAGCCATTTAATTTTGTATTAATATTTGCTTTTTGTCCAAAATCAGACTGTTTGAAGTGTTCGATGGTTTCGCTTAAAAACGATGAAAGATGAATATCTTCTTTATCCAGGTGAATCCGGTTTTTTTCAATCGATGCCAGATTGAGCACATTCTCTACATTTTTGGATAAGCGGTTGTTTTGTTCCTGGATAATTTTGGTGTATTCGAACAAACGCTGAGGTGTTTCCAGAATTTTTTTATCGTTGATCACTTTTGCCGACAAACCAATCGATGAAATAGGCGTTTTTAGTTCGTGTGTGAGATTATTAATAAAGTTTTTTTGAATTTCGGAAAGTTGGCGTTGTTTAATAATTACCCACAGCGTATATCCGAAAAAGAAAACAACCAACATAAGTAATGCGGAAAAAAAGTACCAAACAGATAACCGCGAATTAAAATAGGATGTACGATTAGGGAAATGAACACTAAAGTAATCGGTGCATCGTTTACTCAGCGGAAAGGTAAAATAGGTTTGTTTTTCATCCAGATCGGAGGTGATCAGTGTTCCTTCGCCCATTTGTTCCGTTTCGGGATTAAAAACGGCAAATTCAAAATTGGTGTATATTTCATGTTTTTTTAGTTCTTCAATAAGCTGTTGTTTTAATAGCTCCCTGTCGAAAACCTGAATATATACTCTGTACATGTTGTCAGCAACAATCTCGACCGGAATAATGCTATCGAAATTCGCTGTGTTCCCTGTTTCCTGGAGCAATTGCCAGGCAACCTCTTTTAAGGCTACGACGGTACTCTCAGTAAATTGTTTTTCACTGTATTTATATGAATTTCTTAAAAGAAAAAATTGGATAGACAGGACACCAGTTATAGAAACTAAAGCTAAAAAAATAATATATTTTAAGGTTTTGCCTTTCATCGATTAAGTTGATTGACCTCTAAACTAAACAAATTTTTGTTTGAAACTGTTTGTTAACAGTTCATTAACAAAATATTGGCCTTGGTTAACACAGTTTACAATAATGCTTTATACATTTGTTTATTAAATTGATATGGTAAAGTTATAAAATATAGAACCAACACATTTTAAAAAGCATATTATGAAACGAATTTTACAAATGATTACCGTTTTTGCTTTGGTAATTGCTGTGACAAATGCATTTGCCCAAGGAAAAGCTAAAATTGTTTTTGATGAACTTGAACACAATTTTGGAAACTTTAAAGAATCTGAAGGTGTTCAAAAAACTACTTTTAAATTTACCAATCAGGGAGAAACTCCACTTGTTTTAAACAATGTTAGAGCTTCTTGTGGCTGTACTACTCCTAAGTGGACAAAAGAACCGGTTGCTCCGGGTGGTGAGGGGGAAATTATCGTGAGTTATGATCCCAAAAATCGTCCGGGCTCGTTTAACAAATCAGTCACTGTTCAATCAAATGCTGAAAATTCTACCGTAATATTAAGGATAATGGGTAGTGCGCAGCAAAGGGAAAAAACGTTGGCGGAACTGTATCCTAGAAAAGTGGGTGCCTTAAGGGTGAAAACCAACCATATTTCTTTCTCCAAAATGACAGAAAAAGAAAAAGATACCAAAGATTTGGAGTTGGTCAACGATACAGATGGTCCGGTTAAAGTTGGATTCCGGAGCGTCCCCGGGCATTTAACCGCGAAAGTTGAACCCGAAACAATTCCGGCGCATGGCAAGGGAAAATTGGTTGTTACTTATGATGCTGAAAAAGTAAACGCTTTTGGTTTTGCATCTCACCGAATTTATCTTTCGCTTGACGGAAGCAACGATTATAAAAGTTCAATCGGGATTAGTGCAACTATCGAAGAAGATTTTTCGAATCTTACATCTGAACAACTGGCAAATGCCCCGGTAGCTAACTATCCGGAAAAAACTTTTGATTTTGGTGAAATGACCCAGGGAGAGAAAAAAGAACATACTTTTTCTTTGACAAATGAGGGAAAATCAGATTTGATAATTCGTAATGTACGTTCGTCTTGCGGATGTACAGCTGTTGCTCCGGCTAAAAAAGTTATTGCAGCGGGAGAAACCGCACCAATTAAAGTTACTTTTGATTCGCGCGGGAAACGAGGTCGTCAGAGTAAATCCATAACGGTTATTACAAACGATCCCAAAAATCCAACAACAATACTGCGCATTTCGAGTAATGTTGTTACAACTACTGAAAGTTAAAAAACGTTTATTTAATAGTCATGACAAAGAGTGTCGCAGGTTATTGTCTGCGGCATTTTTTTTTATTGGTCACTTTAATTGAATAGTCGTATTTTTGCATAAAATTGAAAAAGCAGAATGGGAGACAATTCACACGAACATATTGAGAATAATTCTGAATATAAGGGACTTAAAGTAAATAAAGGAATTCCGCAACCCGAAATTGTGAACAATGAATCGGTGCAGCGTTTTCTAACAAAAAAACGGAAACTGCTGTCGGTTGATGAATATGTTAACGGTATTTTAAAAGGAGACATTACTCTTTTGAGTCGGGCTGTTACTTTGGTTGAAAGCTCAAAGCCCGAACATCAGAAAATAGCTCAACAGATTATTGAAAAATGTTTGCCGCACAGTGGAAATTCATTACGAATTGGAATAACCGGAGTTCCCGGAGTTGGGAAAAGTACGTTTATTGAAGCTCTTGGGAAATATTTAACAGGACAGGGAAACAAACTTGCCGTGCTGGCGATCGATCCAAGCAGTGAACGTTCGAA
This genomic interval carries:
- a CDS encoding DUF1573 domain-containing protein — encoded protein: MKRILQMITVFALVIAVTNAFAQGKAKIVFDELEHNFGNFKESEGVQKTTFKFTNQGETPLVLNNVRASCGCTTPKWTKEPVAPGGEGEIIVSYDPKNRPGSFNKSVTVQSNAENSTVILRIMGSAQQREKTLAELYPRKVGALRVKTNHISFSKMTEKEKDTKDLELVNDTDGPVKVGFRSVPGHLTAKVEPETIPAHGKGKLVVTYDAEKVNAFGFASHRIYLSLDGSNDYKSSIGISATIEEDFSNLTSEQLANAPVANYPEKTFDFGEMTQGEKKEHTFSLTNEGKSDLIIRNVRSSCGCTAVAPAKKVIAAGETAPIKVTFDSRGKRGRQSKSITVITNDPKNPTTILRISSNVVTTTES
- a CDS encoding sensor histidine kinase; the encoded protein is MKGKTLKYIIFLALVSITGVLSIQFFLLRNSYKYSEKQFTESTVVALKEVAWQLLQETGNTANFDSIIPVEIVADNMYRVYIQVFDRELLKQQLIEELKKHEIYTNFEFAVFNPETEQMGEGTLITSDLDEKQTYFTFPLSKRCTDYFSVHFPNRTSYFNSRLSVWYFFSALLMLVVFFFGYTLWVIIKQRQLSEIQKNFINNLTHELKTPISSIGLSAKVINDKKILETPQRLFEYTKIIQEQNNRLSKNVENVLNLASIEKNRIHLDKEDIHLSSFLSETIEHFKQSDFGQKANINTKLNGFNAVVYADKFHFSNLVVNILENAVKYCEQKPEIDIELKKIKGKYELEIIDNGIGIPKEHRKKIFKKFYRVPTGNVHNVKGFGLGLDYVYKIVNAQGWKIRVEENPKGGSIFTLTIQNTK
- a CDS encoding response regulator transcription factor; the encoded protein is MNKPVYTILLVEDDDALRFIVKDNLEQNNYNVLVAEDGEKAIQLFNENNFDLIILDVMLPKVDGFQVAKKIREQNEHVPIIFLTARSMTEDKIAGLTIGGDDYIPKPFSMEELLLKIKIFLKRSQTVPIGEESQIKKIKIGNFIFQPDELSLTINGDVRSLTLKEAELVKYFAENANKVLGRNDILENVWGSNDYFLGRSLDVFISRLRKYFKPDPSIKITNLHGIGFRFSVKNEG